GAGCTGCCAGAATCTGGAGTAGCAGTTGCAAAAGGAGGCAGCTTTGGAGCAGTGGAGAGTGTCAAAGCAACAAGTGATGTCAACTCCCCTGTCTCTGGTGAAGTCATTGAAGTCAACGCCAAGCTAACTGAGACTCCTGGTCTGGTAGTTCCTCCAACTTGGCCTGCCTCTCTTCATTCATATATCCTTTTACTGGGCTGAATCATATTGGACCAATGCAGCTTAGCTCACTGATGCATTTTGGCCTTCTTCTCTAGATCAACACAAGCCCATATGAAGATGGATGGATGATCAAGGTCAAACCCAGTGAtccatctgaactcaactcattaaTGGGCTCCAAGGAGTACACCAAGTGTTGTGAGGAAGAAGATGCTCACTAGAGCATGAAAATTAACTGATCCTGTGAAGGACCATAAACCTTCATGTTACTCTTTGGAGACTAGCTCTATTCTCTTCTATCTTGTTCTTGTTTCTGTTGTTGTCATTCCTGCTCTTCTTGCTGCTGTTTGGAAGATTCTGATGGGTGTCTGATTTCTCATGGCAAGACTATCTTTTAAtgatggacaaaaaaaaaaaaaaagagagactcTTTTAGCTTCTTAAATTTGAGAATTTGTGGTGTCTAAGCATATCATAAACTGCAGATTTATTAGTAATATTTGGGTTTGGCATCTGCAGAAACCTCTTTCTGGAAGCAGCAAACTATTCCACCATTTTGATCTATTTTATGGCTGAAGAGATCTTGTAGTTTTGGCATTTGCCATAACTCTGAACTGAAGTAGAACTCAACCATAATCATGCACTTATAATTTCATTTTCACCCTAAAAGAGGTGCACAATCCTCAAATTATCTGAGAGGATCATATCATGATTACTTAGATCAATTTTGCAGTATCTGGATTTGCATGTCATTGAGCACCTCTCTAAGTATCCCATATCTCAAAGATGATCTCAATcttgaagaagatgtatccaatttCAGAACACAATTTAAAGCTCAAATCTGAATCAGTATATTCCAACACTTCATGCTCTAATCTTCTGAAGATGTTAAAGAAGTTCATGTTTTATTCGAaatcgaaaaagaaaaaaaaaacaatagggATTGAACCCATTACTTGGGATTCTTGACCTAATGATAGTTCAAGTGATCTTCAACTCTTGGCATGAATCAAACTCCTATTTGATGAATTCTATATTCACATTTTAACTCAAACAGATTCAACTTTATGATATAAAAGAAGATCCAAAATATGAGTATAACATGCAGAAACTATGATCCAAACTGGTCCTAAGCTTCCCATCATTCAAAGACAAAGAAGTCCTCCTAATGGACACATCTCTATTCAGCTTGACTTCCTTCCCACTGCAGGCACTCATCACACCTTCTCTCATCTTTGCTCGGCTGTCTGCCACACCAGTCAATTAGGCATCAAGAGATCATTGCAGTTGCTAATCATGCAGCCAATCGGTCATCGTTTCAGTTCATCATCATACAGCGAGCTGCAGGCCAAGTCAATTGGATTGTCCATCAAGGTAACACCTCAATTATTGGCCATGTGTGCACAAGTGATGGTGCCTTGCACAGCTTCGCGCAAGCAAAAGCTACCACAGTGGCAATAGCATATCCCTTCTGACGAAGGCACCCTTCTTGGAGCTGGTACGCCAACGCCACGGACGGCCAAAAAAAGCACACCAAGGATGAGAGGTGTGGCGGAAGGCTTCCACTGTTGTGCACGTTTAGCCAAGACATTGTGGAGCATTAAATGCAGTGCGTAGTATTCACTGCAGCAATCATGTAATAGGTACCGTAATTAAGACAAACACCTTGTCGATGGGGTTTGCCGCTCCGAAGAAGGAGAGTAGCAGCCTTAATGGAAGGGAGGAAACGCGGACGGAAACAGTGCCCAGTTCCCAGCGGCATGATTTAGCTGACAACAAAAGGAATTTAAACGTGAGGAGCAAGTCTAGATGAAGACGACAGATGACTCCCAGGGATGAGGTCATGACCGAGAACCAGAAGCTTGGCCTACCAATTGCGCTCATTCAACAAACACTTGGTGGACGAGACCGATCTCGATCTATTCAGTGTCCTCGAAGACATTGCATGGCCAGATCGATGTGTAAATCGCGTGGTGACACTGACACCTGACGTCGACTGCGCCGATCCGAGCTGGAGGCGTGGAAATTCACGGCCATGCAGTTTCAGATAAGGCTGCGATCGACGAAGAAGTCACGGGGTCGAGCTCGTCAGCATCGGCTCTGGCTTCTCAGACATTTCATCACACGGTCATCTACAGGAGGCGGGCAGACAGCAGCAAAAGATGGTGGAGATGACAATGGCTGTCGGCGGCAGCCGTCACACACCTCTCACTTGTGCACACGGCGACGGAAGAGAGCGGTCGCATCCGAAGGCTCTCCCAAAGAGTCAAAAGGTCTGCGTGTTCCTACTACTTCTTGTTGTTTCTTAGCCTCTGTGCTAATGAAGCCACAAATCATAGTTGTGGTTTATGTGAGAGAGATGTTGACCATAATCTTTCCATATAAAGACCATCTGACATTTCCTGATTTTAACTTTGTATGTCCCATAAAAGAGGTTGTATTttcctaattatttattttattattttcctaattatatttatttatttatttatttgggttTATAATTAAATACTTGAGTCTAAATCGATGTTacgatataaataaataaatatatattatgtactctttttcgataaattaaaacttTTAGGATAATCGATCGTCTAATCGAGTCATTTGTCATCTTTTAAGCATGTTTTAGTCATTATTATAAATATGAATATGTTAATATGAGGTAGTGAAAACTACACGTGCATGAAAATTTTGGCTTGGATCGAACAATACAACTCTTCAATCATCGATGTTAACATTTGAACCTCTTTCAAAGAATAATAACATCTAATTCGTCATAATTTAAATCATTGTTCACGTTGAaagaaaattatgcatcaaacatTGAACCTCTGATCACATCAAACTTGGCAATCGACTGCGGTTTGGATCATCGTTCACGTCGGGAAGCTTTCATCCATGGAGGACGAACCTTCGAGCTCCTCCCATCCTTCCCGGAGAAAGTGTCTCTGCAACTTGCGAATGTAACCTCGGTCGACAGCGATGGATCATGGCGAAAGAGATATCGCCATGTTACAAGTCGCCCGTGTGTGTCACACTCGAGGCAATGGTGCCATTCCCAGCTCTGCAAGCAAAAGCTCGATCCGGTGACAGCGACGTGCCCCCCTGTGACGCGCGCCATTACAAAGATCAATACTTTGTTAGGCAAAGTCGCAGCAAATCCGGAGAGACACAGGTCTGAGAACCCCTGCAACCTTCGGATTCAAGTAATGGGACGACAGGACCGGTGGATTGAAATGGCGGAGAGGAGGGAATATCGAGCACAGAGTGGGGCGACAATTGGTCGAACAGGTAGTGGCATGCACGACGCAAACCGATGGCGTAACGAAAACGAAGACCTCGGTGATCAATGATGAGCCGAGGAGAGATGACGGTGAGCTCAGTTCATAGTTCATCGTATGGGGACATGGATGGCCCGTGGAAAGTCTTTGTCGATCCAACAACGAGGTAGAGGAGCATCTTGAAGAAGACCGTGGAAAAGGGTCGAATGGTGGTCTACAGCACGGTGATGGTGACGCTGCGCGTGCTAGTTGGACTCCGAGCTGTAAGTGTGGAAATCCTGGTAAGATCCCAACGAAGCTCGGAGGAAGCATGATCTCATTGTGCGCTTATAGATAAGATGTGATGCGTAGTGCGGCATGTCAGCAAAGGCTGCCGCTGATAAGTCAAACCATCGAGCTCCATACGAGCTACCGCTTCTCACACACCTCCAGTGGCCGAGAACGAAAGAGACGATGGATCCAGTTCAGCAGCTACGAAGTGGAAGATCGACGTGACCGAGAGCTTGGACCTTCGTCGTCGCAGAAAAGCCAGACAAGAGCGTACCTTTCGATTCAGAGCGCTGTAAAGCGTAGTCGATATATCTGCAGAGAGACTCTTCCTGGTTCATGAATCCGaaagagaaaggaaagaagaatcACCTTCACATCGCTTTTGTCTTCTTCTGTTTGCTTCCTCGCGGACGAATTGGCAGTTTCTCTCCATGGAATTTTCTCGTCTTCAAGAAGCCAAATCCTATGTGAGTTCCTGCAGAAGGTGATGTGGTGTTGATCCAAGAAATGTCTGCAACACATGCGAGGCTGCTATGCATACTTGATTTGACATTCTTTCAGGTTGAAGAAACATGGAAATAGGAAGAAAAATCCAAGTCTCAGAAGAGATCTTCGCAGCTTTGATATCTTGCGAATCGAGAAGATGTAACATCATTCGTTCTAATTGCCTAAGCGCAAACCGATGACTCGTGGTGTGGGAATAGCTCCGGAGGAGAAACTTCCTCGTCAATAATTTAGATGACTGGCTTGCCGCTGTCAAACTCTGCATCATGCGCAGCATTAATGGCTCAAAGACATTCTTACTTGTCCTTCTTCCGGCTGTCGCAGGGTGACTTCCTTAGCTTTCACATACTTGGACTGTCTCGAGAGCACAAACAATGGTGACCGAGAAAGAACTGTTGGGACTGTGGCTTAGCATGTTTCGAGCACCATGATGCTGCACGAAGTTAGGTTGTCAAGACAAAAACAAGTGCACGAGATCAAGTTGCAGACAACTGCAGTGGAATCATGACGGCACCATAGCCTATCGCTTCTCATCGAAAGTCAAAGAATGACCAGACTTTCCCATGGTGGTTAAATATCTTAATCACATTGACAGAGACTAAAGCAAAAGCTATGGAGGTGCAAAGTTAAACTAGGCTACAATGTTGGTAGCCTATAAAGATGATGATTTGAGAGACCTCACCTCTTCTTCTCCGAGTCACCGAGGAAAGAATTGTTCCCACACAGACAGGAAGAAGGTATCGAGATCGTCGATTTGACGATTCATGCCAAAACCAATGTGAAGTGTTGGCCTGCTAGCTAAGATTTTGGAAATGGTGGTAACAGATCTATCATCATGTCATGGAAAACGttcctgaaaaatggtatgagaaGGGCTCCACATCTCACTGTAGAACATGATTTGTATGAATCATGCTGAAGGTTGACCTTTATTTTCTCATGTTTCGGGCCATCCAGAGAACCATATGTGGTTTTTCAGACCGACAAGGTTGCACAGAGAAGACAACCCACCAAGAGAAATCAACATGCAAAAACCACCTACTTCTGAGCAACTAAGAATTCCTTTGATCAAGACCAAACATTAGAAACCAAGTTCTTACACACTGCAAATGCTAACACAGAGAGTGATTGTCACAAGTATGCCAATTTCTCAGTTTGAGACTATTCTTGTTCTTCCGTGTAGACACCGATAACCATAAAGTAATCGAATCTTCGAATCAGTTCACACAAATAGACAAAAGAATTAGACTCAAGCCAATGTGTTTCGGCTCTACGATCGATACGCTGCTTATAAACACAAGTTCTTAGACATATAAGTTGCCAAGGTTTTCAAGGAGCTCACTATGCTGATTCCACATGCACAAAGAAGAAATGATTAATGGACACCAAACACAAAATACCTTTTTTTCTTCAGTATCGGATGCGGCTAAAACTCTTGCTATTCTAGTTAACTTGGAAAGCATCCTTTTTTTTTCGATGTCTGCTAAGAACTTGGAAGATGATTACCCTTCTCATGTAAATGTATCTGTCTTCTTTCTGTAGCTAAGCAAGTATCAAAATCCAAGTGGATCACCTCTGTTTCCCTACCAACTTGAAGGCTTGTCATTTTCGGCTTCTTTTTGGCTTTGATTTGGCCATGTGGGCAAATCGCATCACATCATCCTCCTGAATTTCCAATCTCAACCATTGATGCATGTCCCTGACCTCTATAAATTCCCATTCCCCCTCACTGCAATTTCTTCATTCAAGGCTCtcctttcttctctctttcttacaTTCCACTCTTGTGCTCCTCTTATCGCTCTAATCTCCCTACTGTGGTGCAGCAATGGCCAGCTCCGAGAGATCGAAAATGGTCTGCACCTCTTCCACCTGcttgccgacctcttcaccttccTGTGACAATAGACAGGACAACTTGGCATGGTCAGACTAACAAAGTTGAGGTGCTACTGCAGGAAAAAGAGGAGAGAGCAATAGAAGTCGGCGCGGTGAAGAGCAGAAGTGATTCCTTGAATAAGGACGTAAACGGAGAGAAGGATGAGCGATATGAATACACACTTGATGGATCGGTGGACGCAAGGGGCAGGCCTGCAGCCAAAGGCAAGACAGGAGGGTGGGTGGCTGGAGCTCTTCTGCTAGGTAATCTATCTTTTCTcatgctaaaataatcttctgaaTACAAGGTGATGACGAACTGTTGAAAATTCGTTGCAATCATGAGCTGACATCCTTCGTCTCCTTCTAGCCATTTTAAATGAGAGATGACGAAGTAAGCCCTGCTAGTTTGGTGCTCTTCCAACTTTGGTTCCACTCAcacaaacaaataagatatattCCAAAGAAACAAAAGCATCAGTTTTATTGGATTGGATCTCCATATCCAGGAGGTTGAAAGCATGAAAAGGATCAATATTTACTTTCTGAGGGAAAAGATCTATATCTTTCTCTTGTTTCAGAACAAGAAATTGTTTAGTGACACCTGAATAACACACAAAGAAAAGATCTAGATCTTTCTCTTGTTTCAGAACAAGAAATTGTTTGGTGACACCTGAATAGCACACAAAGAAAAGATCTATATCTTTCTCTTGTTCCAGAATAAGAAATTGTTTGGTGACACCTGAATAGCACACAAAGAAAAGATCTATATCTTTCTCTTGTTCCAGAACAAGAAATTGTTTGGTGACACCTGAATAGCACACAAAGAAAAGATATAATCTTTCTCTTGTTTCAGAACAAGAAATTGTTTAGTGACACCTGAATAGGACACAAAGATATATCAGACCACCATAAAACAACTTTAGAATGTATTCATGATCCTTTAGAAGCTATAACCAGACAACATAGTTTGATTAAAGCTGTGACAATCACCAGTGATGGATCTGTTTTATTCTGATGCCTGTTATTTTGCTGGAAGTTAACAATTCCCTGAAGTGTTTCTTCTGATTGCTAACTTTGGATCTCATTGAAGCTATACATCAACTGGTCACTGATTAGTTCTAAGTCATCTTGATTACCAAGACGATAACTGGCTCAGTTAGAATTCCGAGTGTAAAGATATGTGTTCATCTAATCAATTATTAACTTCAGGACCACAGATGTGCATATGCTTCCTAGAGAAACAATAGATGTATTCTTGTCATCCTTCCTCGAGAAAAAGAGGAAATCGATGATGGATCTTTTGATGCCATCAGCGCAAGTAATATCCAGTAAAGATCACTGATAGagatgcatgttctaaagtgggtCTCTGTGGTAGTAAAGGAACAATCTTACCAGGATATGATGCTGGCCAGATGATCTTTATAGGTAACTCCTTCACCAACTTCTTCACCAAACAGAAGTTAGACTTTTCTTGTAGACTTGCGTCTGGTAGATTCTTTGCTAGGCCTCCTGAGCTTGAGTTCCACTTGTCAATGAACTCGGCAAACAGGGAAGCATCAACATC
The window above is part of the Musa acuminata AAA Group cultivar baxijiao chromosome BXJ1-1, Cavendish_Baxijiao_AAA, whole genome shotgun sequence genome. Proteins encoded here:
- the LOC135588468 gene encoding glycine cleavage system H protein, mitochondrial-like, translated to MALKLWASSAANALRISCSGARTPFPAFSISRCFSSVIDGLKYTSSHEWVKHEGSVATIGITDHAQGHLGEVVFVELPESGVAVAKGGSFGAVESVKATSDVNSPVSGEVIEVNAKLTETPGLINTSPYEDGWMIKVKPSDPSELNSLMGSKEYTKCCEEEDAH